A genomic segment from Anaeromyxobacter sp. encodes:
- a CDS encoding anti-sigma regulatory factor, with amino-acid sequence MTTTADFGGRPIYLMLRMRPPWVFVDEIRRFVESFCLCACPGQSREAQVALAVHELMQNAIPQACGEDVDLTLQVDPAADRIEVAVSNPCSDEAFEELRQRVERLNSEPDALRSYLRAMAEAPAATRGGLGLARVRFEAQLELSVIREGRRVTVLARGLLHAPVIQVPGGLHV; translated from the coding sequence ATGACGACCACAGCTGACTTCGGAGGGCGCCCCATCTACCTCATGCTCAGGATGAGACCGCCCTGGGTCTTCGTCGACGAGATCCGACGCTTCGTCGAGTCCTTCTGCCTGTGCGCCTGCCCCGGCCAGAGCCGCGAGGCCCAGGTGGCGCTGGCCGTGCACGAGCTGATGCAGAACGCCATCCCGCAGGCCTGCGGCGAGGACGTGGACCTCACCCTGCAGGTGGACCCGGCGGCCGACCGCATCGAGGTGGCGGTCAGCAACCCCTGCAGCGACGAGGCGTTCGAGGAGCTGCGCCAGAGGGTGGAGCGGCTCAACAGCGAGCCCGACGCCCTGCGCAGCTACCTGCGCGCCATGGCCGAGGCGCCGGCCGCCACCCGCGGCGGGCTGGGGCTGGCCCGCGTCCGCTTCGAGGCCCAGCTCGAGCTGTCCGTCATCCGGGAGGGGCGCCGGGTCACCGTCCTGGCCCGAGGCCTGCTCCACGCCCCAGTGATCCAGGTCCCAGGAGGTCTCCATGTCTAG
- a CDS encoding SpoIIE family protein phosphatase: MPRRASSLRLRLLAATVVLVALALAAAAAGFEQVARGVVTEAVLDHLSARSREVHEAVHRFQEERALTVRNWAEAEAMQLTLDSGDPKFAEDYLRRLIQEQGGSIAAAALVGPEAALTAGVRAGAAGARRGTALSAQRDRSLRLDIVDAALEGTPLSMELGRLSQVDADGGDEVVVLVAVPVKDFASDVVGAMLAAISTRAMGRLLAEINGNETALVPVVHDASHALVLVPPGVDPSTFDELIRLAGAPGTLERLNSPSGEALLAVRTAPAEEPPGWSSAMVEREAQAYGRLATMRLVLAVLYGVVLVGAALASVWALQAATRPLSEVAVSMSRVASGDLTTRLPEVHSGELGHLVGSFNTMVAEVARSRDELQRTEALRREVQIAHRIQTAILPSSPAVPGYEVAARMKPAEDVGGDLYDVLAFPDTFWVLIGDVSGHGINSGLVMMMAQAAAYAAIADDPHGRPASVITAVNRVIHENVVKRMGRDDYLTLMAVRHLGGGRFLCAGAHQPVFIGRAAGGVEVLEPAGPWMGLTEEVGPGVVEREFQLGPGDLLCLITDGVVEATSAGGELFGEDRLAALLCEPGPRTAAQVLQLIFERAEAFLSTQSDDMTAVILRRTHDDHS; the protein is encoded by the coding sequence GTGCCCCGCCGCGCCAGCTCGCTCCGGCTCCGCCTGCTGGCCGCCACCGTGGTGCTGGTGGCGCTGGCGCTGGCGGCGGCGGCGGCGGGCTTCGAGCAGGTGGCGCGCGGCGTGGTGACCGAGGCGGTGCTGGACCACCTCTCGGCCCGCTCCCGCGAGGTGCACGAGGCGGTGCATCGCTTCCAGGAGGAGCGGGCCCTGACGGTGCGCAACTGGGCCGAGGCCGAGGCCATGCAGCTGACCCTCGACTCGGGCGACCCCAAGTTCGCCGAGGACTACCTGCGCCGGCTCATCCAGGAGCAGGGCGGCAGCATCGCCGCCGCCGCCCTGGTCGGGCCCGAGGCGGCCCTCACCGCCGGCGTCCGGGCCGGCGCGGCCGGGGCGCGGCGCGGCACGGCGCTGTCCGCGCAGCGCGATCGCTCGCTGCGCCTCGACATCGTGGACGCCGCCCTGGAGGGCACGCCGCTCTCGATGGAGCTGGGCCGGCTGTCCCAGGTGGACGCCGACGGCGGCGACGAGGTGGTGGTGCTGGTGGCGGTGCCGGTGAAGGACTTCGCCTCCGACGTGGTGGGCGCCATGCTGGCGGCGATCTCCACCCGGGCCATGGGCCGCCTCCTGGCGGAGATCAACGGCAACGAGACGGCGCTGGTCCCGGTGGTCCACGACGCCAGCCACGCGCTGGTGCTGGTGCCCCCCGGGGTCGACCCGTCCACCTTCGACGAGCTGATCCGGCTCGCCGGGGCGCCCGGCACCCTGGAGCGGCTCAACTCGCCCTCGGGTGAGGCGCTGCTGGCGGTGCGCACCGCGCCGGCCGAGGAGCCACCGGGCTGGTCCTCGGCCATGGTGGAGCGCGAGGCGCAGGCCTACGGGCGGCTGGCCACCATGCGGCTGGTGCTGGCCGTCCTCTACGGGGTGGTGCTGGTGGGCGCGGCCCTGGCCAGCGTCTGGGCCCTGCAGGCGGCCACCCGCCCCTTGAGCGAGGTGGCCGTCTCGATGTCCCGGGTGGCCAGCGGCGACCTGACCACCCGCCTGCCCGAGGTCCACTCGGGCGAGCTCGGCCACCTGGTGGGCTCGTTCAACACCATGGTCGCCGAGGTGGCCCGCTCCCGCGACGAGCTGCAGCGCACCGAGGCCCTCCGCAGGGAGGTGCAGATCGCCCACCGCATCCAGACCGCCATCCTGCCCAGCAGCCCGGCCGTGCCTGGCTACGAGGTGGCCGCCCGCATGAAGCCGGCCGAGGACGTGGGCGGCGACCTCTACGACGTGCTGGCCTTCCCCGACACCTTCTGGGTGCTCATCGGCGACGTCTCCGGCCACGGCATCAACTCCGGCCTGGTGATGATGATGGCCCAGGCGGCCGCCTACGCCGCCATCGCCGACGATCCGCACGGGCGCCCGGCCAGCGTCATCACCGCCGTCAACCGGGTCATCCACGAGAACGTGGTCAAGCGGATGGGGCGCGACGACTACCTCACCCTCATGGCGGTGCGACACCTGGGCGGCGGCCGCTTCCTCTGCGCCGGGGCCCACCAGCCGGTCTTCATCGGCCGGGCCGCCGGCGGGGTGGAGGTGCTCGAGCCGGCCGGGCCGTGGATGGGGCTCACCGAGGAGGTGGGCCCCGGGGTGGTGGAGCGCGAGTTCCAGCTGGGGCCCGGCGACCTGCTCTGCCTCATCACCGACGGCGTGGTGGAGGCCACCTCGGCAGGTGGCGAGCTCTTCGGCGAGGACCGGCTGGCGGCGCTGCTGTGCGAGCCCGGCCCCCGCACCGCCGCCCAGGTGCTGCAGCTGATCTTCGAGCGGGCCGAGGCCTTCCTGTCCACCCAGTCCGACGACATGACCGCGGTGATCCTGAGGCGAACGCATGACGACCACAGCTGA